In Aedes albopictus strain Foshan chromosome 3, AalbF5, whole genome shotgun sequence, the genomic window TTGTGATTATTATATGTATGATTTTAGTATTAGCAAAACTATATTTAAGAATAGAATAAGAAGCAATATTCACTGTTTGATAGGAATATCTTAGACGGTGTccaaataaatatatatatatatatatatatatatatatatatatatatatatatatatatatatatatatatatatatatatatatatatatatatatatatatatatatatatatatatatatatatatatatatatatatatatatatatatatatatatatatatatatatatatatatatatatatatatatatatatatatatatatgtgtatatacagggggtagacaaaatgtttgggataggcaaaatttttttgtctcaaataaTGTTCAATGAACTGTAACTTTTTGCGTagtttatcaaaaattctcaaattttcactgcaatTTGTCCAGCTAGTAAACTATAATTTGTACAGGTTTGGGTTTTGTTGGTTAACCCTACATTGAGTAAGAgcaatttcagcaaaatgcttCTTTTCTGAGAGCTGTTTTTAAAAGTGTTATATCTCAAGGTACAGTTAACGTAATTTAACGAAATTTTGAACATTCATTACTAATTTATTggtctttgaaaaacatttgacttatctgaattttttttataagaaagaAAGTTAAAGCGGATTTAATTTTCAAGTGAGAATTTCTAAACATTATACGattttgacatatttgcattacCTTTTCTATATTATGGATGGCCGTTTTGTTACTTACGTTTCAAATATATTTATATTAAGATGTATTGGAGGcttttcaagtaaacaaaaatcactttcataaattttcatacgatgtcaaaaattttgctttggttgtatatattgaaaaaaatatttcaatcgcTTTAACTTTCCTTCTTGTGTAAAAAATTCagttgagtcaaatgtttttcaaagatcaAGATATTAATAATGAATGTTCAAAGTTTCGTTAAATTACGTTAACTATACCCTGAGATATAACACTTTTAAAAATAGCTCTCAGAAAAGAAGAATTTTGCTGAAATTGCTCTAACTTAATGTAGGGTTAGCCGGCAAAGCCCAATTTTGTACAAATTATAGTTTAGCTGGGACAAAtcgcagtgaaaatttgagaatttttgatgaaccATAATAACCAAAAAGTTATAGCtcattgaaaattttttgagacgaataaaatttgcctatctcaaacattttgtctaccccctgtataaatatatatatatatatatatatatatatatatttttttctttattatcgagattttcagcccttggctatatataatatatatatatatatatatatatatatatatcttaaGTGATTTCTTCCCAGTAATGTAGCTATTTGGATGCGAATGAGACATTTTAGGAAATATATTTCGAATATACACATTTTGCAcacatttttatttgaaaaataacatACTATAATATACTTAAAAATGCAATTTCGAAATAGGTTGACGCGTATACTCCGTTGTTGTGTCTCGCATGAGACTCCACACATAATCACCCATCATTTTCGATGTTGCTTGGCACTGATATCGTTGCTCCATATGTTTTATATCTTGATGAAAACGTTCGCCTTGTTCCTCTGAGTATACacccatattttctttaaatttatcCAAATGAGAATGAAGAATGTGCACCTTTAGTGACATTCGACACCCCATGGTTTCAAAATTTTTCATCAGTTCATGTACTATGGCCTCATATCTTGGATCACgattattccctaaaaatccttgaACTATATCTCGAAAGCTTTTCCAGGCTGCCTTTTCTTTCTCATTCAATAATTTCGGAAACGATTCCGATTTTATAAGTTTTTTTACTTGTGGTCCTGTAAAAACACCGGCAGTTATTTTTGCCTCGGAAAGTTTCGGAAACAGTTTTGTTATAAACTTAAATGATTCCGAATCCTTATTCAATGCTTTCACGAATTGCTTAATCAAACCAAGTTTTATATGAAGAGGTGGCATTAAAATTTTTTCCATGTTCACTACTGGatcgtttttaacatttttttcgccGATTTTGTATTGGGCTCTGATTtcccaatttttaattttatagTGGTTCTCTGTGTCTCTGCTGTCCCACAGGCACAGGAAACAAGGGAATTTAGTATACCCTCCTTGTAATCCAATTAGGAAACCAATCATTTTAAAGTCGCCTATTACCTCCCAaccaaatttttcatactgaattttGTTGAATAACAATTTTGTTGTGGCATAACTTTCTTTCAGGAGAATGGAGTGTGCAATGGGTAGAGATGGGTACTGCTCGCTTTTTACGCGGTTGTGCAGTAGCACAACCTTCAAACTTTTTGAAGAGCCATCAATAAAGAGCCGCCAGTCTCTTACAATCAATGGAATGCCGATTTCAGAAAATAGACCTGCAAAAAAAGAGATACAGTTTTCTTCGTTTTGATGCTGTTGTCATCCGAATAGATAGAAATACCCACCCTCGATATCTCTACAAAAGCAAATTCCATCTTCGCTGGTGTAATAGGAGGAAAACTCTTCATCGCGAGTTCTCTGGGATGTTATTCTGACGGATTCATCCAGCAAACTCCATTGCTTCAGCCTAGATAACAATAATTCGCTTTTGTTTTTAGGGAGTGCAAGGTCACGAATCAAATCATTTATTTCCGTTTGATTCGGATAATGTGGAATATTGAGCACTCCTCCTTGAAGTTGTAAAGACTCACTACTTGGGACAGAACTTCCACTAACTGTCGATATTGTAGTGGTACTAACAGCCGTTTCACAGGTACGTTGAGGTATGGGGCGTTCAGCGGAATGTGGAATTGGCGCACGTGATGAAGGGATATCAGGGTAAGTTGACTTTTTTTGACCACTAGCCAAATTCACAACACAAAAATAACAGTCGGTTTGATGATTTGAAGGTGAAtgccaaatccgaggcacagcaaaTTCCATTAATCTGTTTTCTCCTTGGTACCAACCTGAAATTTGtttgaatatttgtatttgaataATTGAGAATTTAAAAGGAATCAATAAATAGTAAATATAACATAAACATTCTGCTAACAGTTTTTGATGGTATAAAAATTGTACAAGATTTTGTTATGACAAGTATGAAATAGTTTTCATTCTTTCCTGAGTAAATCTATAATACAACacatagaaatatttaaaaatggtAATGCTGCTCAGAGAAGATTTAAGTTTTACAAATTTCTAAAATGACTAATAAATAATACCTTTTCtcccaaaaatatttcaaacCTGAAGTGCTTATCTTGATATACCATATTGCGTTGAAAATACATGTTTTACCATACTAAAGTTTTACGATACTTGATACATTTTGTATTCATCCAAATAAAATGTGGGTCATTCCATGTCAAATCGACaaatttttcatatgtttttgccACTAATCTTTCAAATACTAATTTATATATTCTAGTTGAATAGAGCCTGCCTTAAAAAACTCTCAGCTCGATTTCTAACACTCGGAGATCATTCGTTCAATCCacaacaaaatttgaatttttaattatttttgaaaaaatctcgtaaAACGCAATATGCATTCACTCATATCTGGTCAGCCAGAAGTCACTCTGTTTATCTTTTTATGTCCCTAAAAAGCTTTTTCTGCGTAGAATCTGATAGAAATAATCACAACACGGATTTCTTGAAATTTATCTATCATTTATGTGTTTTAATCCTAttttgaaagatttctcaaaaacaCCCCTCTTTTTtgtcgattttttaattttaaaagatttttttgacagTTTCCCATCTTTTCCGCTTCTTTGTACAGAGTAATATTTGTATTAACAACGATAGACAATTTTAAAGTAGTGCTTCGAGTATTTAGGGAAATGTGAACCTACAGTATGACATTCATTGGTTAATATTATTATCGTCATGTATTACATATATTATATCACCTATCGAGCATATCATTCGTAATAGTAAAAAAACTAAATTACATAAACATTTAATCAATATAATTAATATACTACCCTAAACAAGTTTGATATTGTTGTGGGATTGAATTTTCAACttactagaccaacatgtgagaggAGCACCTGTTGGTCTAGACTCTAGATCTTATCAAAAATTCACTCTAATACATGACAAATGTTTAGTCTTTGAAATCACCATAAAGAAATGTTTTCCATCCTCCACCCAACCATTCGAACAAACGCTCTAGTCGTAATTGTACATTGATTCTCCTCTGAGCTACACTGCCTGTAATCGCTGAACAGTCCCAACGGACTCCTATAATGAACTGGCATAGATAGAACAATGATAAACAATAATAAGATGTTGTGCTTATAGTTCTACCGTAGATAAAGTAGAAATAAAAGTCAGTATTGTGAACTATCTGTTTCAATTGAGGGGCCCCCAGATACATAGTGGCTTAAGTGACATTTTGGTCAATTTTTAGTTGATTATAGACAAATATTCATCAGACTTCATGCTTTTCAGCACTATTTTTAGATGTAACGTCAACTAGAAAAAACAGTAATTGGGagaaaatttagttaattttggAACTCTTAAACAATTTGTATTGGAAGAAAAACTTTTGAGCTTAGTGGGTTTTGCGCAGAGTTTGGTGCCTACACGGTACAGTTCCTACCTTTCAACATGGTGCTCCCAGTTTAGTCCTACTGAAGGCAAAGTTTCAACTGTTGTTTTGtcttttttgtactttttttcaGGAGTGAGCACCCATGATGTTAAAATGAACtgaattaatcggtgccgtaacAGTCTGTTTACGGTTAGGATAAATttaggcgcgtaagatttttaatGGTACGCTGATCCTATAACTTTTCTCTAATAACGAAGATTTCTTCATGatgaaaatatttatatttatattgttttttatttattggtCTGTTTTTTAGACTACTGTCATCTATATATGTAAGGGATTCTGATTTTGAAACAGTTAAACGCAATAAATGACTATTATAAGTAAACAACTGAATATTATTCAATAGGAGCTAATTTTTCTGATAACTCGAAACCCAACTTTTACAATATCCCACGAAGGTTATACTTATTTTACTCTGTACAAATAAGCGAAAAAAGTGGGAAACTCtcagaaaaatcttttaaaattgaaaaatcgagAAATAAAAGGGGTGTTCTTGAGATATCTATCAAAATCGGATTAAAACGTATAAATTTGAGAGAAATGTCAGGAAAACCATATTGAGATTATTTTTATCAGATTCTACACAGAAAAACCTTTTTAGAGACATAAAAAGATAAGCGGTATGATTCCTGGCTGATCAGAAATCAGTAAATACGTAATGCGATTtacggatttttttcaaaaataatcaaaatttaaaaatagtgTGTAGGTTGAACGGATAATCTCCGAGTGTTACAAATCGAGCTGAGGCCATTATAAGCCATTTCCGACCTGCTGAAATTACTTTGAACATTACTTGGAATATCATGTGCCAATCGATTTGTCGATTTGGTATGGAATGACCCATGTTACATTTCATTTTATTCCTCTTTCATACAATAATTCTCTTTCATTGAAACATCACCCTGGTGGTTTTCTTCGGAACTCCAGTGGCAATCACTTTACACCCACCGAAATCTCTGGGTTGCCTTTCAATTAATTTTGCTGAGTTTAGGATGGAAGTTAGCTTTACCTGAAACTTATCACAACCAAAAAATCGGCCCAATCAAATACAAGGCAGCTAAAAATTTGCGGTGTGCAGAACATCAAAGTTACTTTAGGAATTCAATTGCATTCATCTTCAAAGTGTATACAGTCGAAACTAAGTatgtaaaattttctaagaaatctcaggaagaattcctcaacaATTCTCTAGTAGCACTCAAGAAGACATTTCTGTGAAAGATtaaaaattatcttaaaaaaaaaataaagacatATATGAGAGAATTAAAAAAATGGCTGCCTTGTAAAAACCGAGAGCATGCATCTTGACTTCTTTGTGGTATTGTTGGAAAATACATTAGAAGTAGGGTAGATGATGATGAATGGGCCAGtccaaaaactgatcatggttggaccaattttGAAAACCCAAAATAATGTATTGTTTTCTTAAAAACTCAAACTACACTCTCACTAATGACAAAATATGACTCTTTCTTCATTGAAATCACATCGGTTTTAATTAAAttaccgccaaatatttaaattATTAATGGTTTTAGAAAGGCTTTCTAGAAGCCCTAGTGGAGCACCAAAAATGCTCAGTTTGTAGCATCGAGAACATAGAAATTCTTTTTCATTTCCTGATCTTTTTTCGTTATTCTATTGCAAAAATATCTAACCTTCTTTGGCGGTTGACCGACATTTGTCCGAAAACCAGTACCCCGAaagaagtttctccgaaagtttttccctcgaaaaacgattccccgaatgaaccgtttccccgaatggaccgtttccccgaaatatttttgaatgcaGTTTATTTATGAAAATACCGAAACGGTGTAATCTTGGTTGGACCAAACCATTACACCGTTGGTTACTAGGTCCGGCTTAGTTTGTTTACAGTTTTCTTTGCGCGCGATGTCAATTTCAAAACGTTCGTCGGTCTCAAAATGAAGTGGAAGAGTTTTGAAATTGCAAATATTTGATCTCTACGTACATTATATCAAATAACAGAGCCTTTGCCATCGCGCCCCGACCGTATGGATAGCTGCTCGTCCTGAAATTCGCCCAGTACACCGAGGCTCCCGAAGTTTCATCATTTTAATATCATATCCGGATTCCGTGCGCGGTATCTGCGGCCCGCTACCGATCGTTTGGCCAACCGAAAGCCTCGTACATTAATTGGTTATCACTTCTTGCAACACCGATTCGTTTCGGAACGACAATGCTGACCTGAAGTCCAATTTTCGCTGCGATTCACAAGGAATAAGAAAAGGTTAGTCGAAAAAATGTCTTCATGTTTCGTTGGTTCATCCATGATCATTTATTTGGTCCAACCATAAGCAGCAATGGTCCACCAAGATCAGAATCTTTTGCTCATAAAAgttaatttataaaataaatgTGCTAGTTATTTCATGCTTCTATGTCGTTTTTTGAAAATTAGATGAGTAAAGCTTTCAGCGAATCACAACTTGGCTGTATAAAATTGGCTACTTTATATATAAAAGAGGCTTCTATTATGACTAAGTGTTGGAATCAACGAAATTGGTCCATTCATCATCATAGACCCAACTACTGTTTTGTTTTTGGTTCAAATACCAGAAATTTTTCGAGTGAAATAAAAACAGATTTCTGACACAACCATTTGTTAGAAAAAGCAGTAAAACGTAAACATATGAATAAGTTATAGAACGTCTATTCTGCCCTTTTAAGCATATCTGAACTATGTTGAATTCAATGCAAGTAGCATTTTTCTCAGTTACAAAGCCATTTAAAATTAATTGGATTTTTGTTTTCATCAGGTTTCATAGCTTAATATAGCACAATAACGTTATGTAtctttctgacattgattttaaaatattgtttttgttaGAGCGAATGGGTCAACCtcgttgaaaaacaacatggtacagatacgCTTAGAATGGCAGTATTGTATagataaaaaaatcattctaaattaAATACTGTACCATGCAACCGTCTTGTGCAATTATGACAGGCATAATGTGGCACCCACTGTTTATCTTGATGTTCGACTTCGATGTTGAAATATTGCTTGTATGCTTCATATAACTTGGTATCTTTTCGCAATGTATGTTTGGTTGTTGTCCTGGTAATAAAGTAACCACAAATGTAACAAAAATCATCTGGATGATGATTGCAGTCATCAGATCGCCAAAGCATCTGAAAAAGTGAACAGAAATTTAGCTAAAGCTTTTCAAGCACATTTAGTAATTTACCTCTGGTTTGCCATTGTCAACAGGCCGTAATTTCTGATTAACACTTGATGCAACGTTTTCTGAAGTATGATCGACGATCTGTTCAGCTGCTGCCACTTGTTGTTCTTCCATATCTGAAGTTGAAACCCTTCGAGCATCACCAGTTGCAGAGACATTTGTGCGACTTAGACCAGATCCGCTTGGTCCAGCATACAGGGTTGGAGCTTGtgatgaaggaatatttggataaaTATTTAAGTTCCTCCCGCGAAAGATTTTTGCCAAACAAAAATAACAGTCATTTTGATGGCTAGTTGGCTGACTCCAAATTCTTGGCCTGTCAAATTTCAACCTTGCTGATCTATCTTTTGCTGGTTCTTTGAAGAGAAaacatattatatttttttttgtttctattgaAAAATAAGCTAGAAAGCTCAAATGCGGTATCAAAATTTCAACAGGGCATAATTGCTTTTGAAGACGGCCTTTTCTGTCAAGTCGTATTTCAGTCCTACCTAAAATCCATAGCCACTATATAAAAGAGGTTTATACTAATTCTagtagaaagaatttttaaataaattcattaTTTAGATGGCTGAAAGCATCTCTACTTTTCAAATAGTGAATTGTATAGTAGGGCTAAAGTACGACCTACGGCTTTAAAATAGAGTTGTTTTCAAAAGCAATTGGtcagggttctgctaaaccgaactatttACCATATGAAAACCATCGATGGTGGCAAACATACTAGACCTAACTGATAAGAAAGTTGTTCATCCCAATTAATTGTGAACTATATTACTAACATTCTGTAGAAGAAATTCGTACCCACAACACATACGGAAATTGTTTTCCGGCAATTTACGGATAAAAACAGTGGAAATTATTCAAAATGGCAAATAGTTCGGTTTATCAGAACTCCAACAAATTACGCGCGTTTGAAATATTGTTACTAATAAAATTGTCAATTTATCTAAAACCTACTAAGCAATCCAACAGCACAACTCTGACAAACGAAATGTGGAACCCAATATTTGTCTTGGTTTTTGATTTCCAGGCCAAAATATTCTTGGTATGCTTGTCTTAATTTAGCTCCATCAGAAATTGAACACTTTTTCACACGGGAGCTTATAAACTCTCCACAGACGTAGCAAAATGAGTCAGGTGAGTGGAGACATTCGGtcgatgacatttttttttgtatttcagtTCTAGGCACTTTGGATTCTTATTACTAAGCACACTTGAACTCAAGTACAACTACTGATTCAGAAACAGAAACTGTAATTTTGCCGAGCAAAGCATtcgtataaggactgtatcgaaaaGTTATTAGCAATGATGAAAACGGCTTCAAAAGATTAGGTTCAACATACAAGTAATTTGATGTTTAACCTTTcgctgatcgcgctgttgtattgtgTAAAACTCGCTTAAAAAAGCTCGTTCGTTGTACACAGCAACAGCGCGGTGCTGCAGAGGACGGCTGATCGCGCGATAGCTGAACGGTTAACTggatgatcgactgtacgttggataatATTTTTGGGTTTTTGGCATCTCAGTCTGATTTATTGGACCTtaagaaccgaaacgtcggactaagaaaacatatagttgtttttgattgaccaaatcagACTGAGATGCCAAATACCCAAAAATAGTAATTTGATGTTTAGAAATATAgtataaatcattgaaaaagaaATCGAACTGCAACTTTCTAGAAATAGTCATTTTACTTGAGCTTTGCTCGAAAACTAAacacatgttttaaaaattcggcacaaaaaaattaatttgcaaaaaaaatgtggaagcaagtataagaaaaaacaaaaatccgGCTCATTAAGCAAATACATACATAGGTACAATTCTCACGATCACCAAGGACAATTTCCTCTGAATTTTAAAGTATTTCGAATCACTGAAAATAACGCATTTTTCAGGTATTCAGTTTGATGGTGTTCCATCTAATCACGTTGATGTCAATTAAAATTATACAAagcgaaaaaacctttttttattaTTCGATGTACATAATAGAGGAGTAGTTATAGCAAAGAACTAAATTTACGCTTTTTTTACAGTCCGATAATAAGTTGATGATGTTTTTTGTATAGAAAATATCTATTTCGAAAACCGGTGTTATGTAATATATAAAGTGTGCGTAATCCCCAACAAGATgttttttccacatttttttcattacaaattttactcgctacaaaCTATTTAATTGCgaggaaatattttaagaaaccgaattttgatcagatttttattttgtgacatGCATTAATCTATCCATACTTCAATAATACTTAAGATTCTAAAATAAAGAAATGTTGGACTCATATTTAACTAAATCGTAAAGATTTGCTAGTagaaccgaaataaaaagacTTATTTAATTCAGTGTTGAGATATAACGTCATAAACATTGCTAATTATTTTACGATACAATCCATATAAAAGCTTTTTTCTTATATAAACTGGTTTACTTAACTTTACTtaacaataaaaacaaatcaaatcgTAAGTGGGGTGATAAATCTACTTTTTTGTGTTTAATAATTCAGTCTTAAAATGTAGAACTTCAGTTGCTGATTGGATTTAAATGGTATTCTGTAAGTCATAACAATTCGAATTTTAATTCTCGAGTTGTTTCTGAAAAGCAGGTttggaaaaatgtgcaaaaatgttgttttgtaagaaattttagtATTTTCTATCTGTTCCTAGATTCCAAACCAGGCATGCATTGTGTTTTTATGTTGTTTTGTACAATTCACTATTAAAACACAATTTTTTTGAActagaaatcaattaaaaaaatatctgtTTTTTTATTCGGACGCAGTAACGTTTTGTGTTCAACGTTTGATTTCAGCGTTCTTTTCGAATACTTTTTATATTAGCGACGCACTTAGAACAGCTAAAACGACATGGAATATTAGAAGTAATCAGCCAAAATAATTCATAACAAACACTGCGCAACATTTTTTAGGCTATCGAAAGTAAACAAAA contains:
- the LOC115260722 gene encoding uncharacterized protein LOC115260722; amino-acid sequence: MEEQQVAAAEQIVDHTSENVASSVNQKLRPVDNGKPEMLWRSDDCNHHPDDFCYICGYFITRTTTKHTLRKDTKLYEAYKQYFNIEVEHQDKQWVPHYACHNCTRRLHGWYQGENRLMEFAVPRIWHSPSNHQTDCYFCVVNLASGQKKSTYPDIPSSRAPIPHSAERPIPQRTCETAVSTTTISTVSGSSVPSSESLQLQGGVLNIPHYPNQTEINDLIRDLALPKNKSELLLSRLKQWSLLDESVRITSQRTRDEEFSSYYTSEDGICFCRDIEGLFSEIGIPLIVRDWRLFIDGSSKSLKVVLLHNRVKSEQYPSLPIAHSILLKESYATTKLLFNKIQYEKFGWEVIGDFKMIGFLIGLQGGYTKFPCFLCLWDSRDTENHYKIKNWEIRAQYKIGEKNVKNDPVVNMEKILMPPLHIKLGLIKQFVKALNKDSESFKFITKLFPKLSEAKITAGVFTGPQVKKLIKSESFPKLLNEKEKAAWKSFRDIVQGFLGNNRDPRYEAIVHELMKNFETMGCRMSLKVHILHSHLDKFKENMGVYSEEQGERFHQDIKHMEQRYQCQATSKMMGDYVWSLMRDTTTEYTRQPISKLHF